The Chelonia mydas isolate rCheMyd1 chromosome 25, rCheMyd1.pri.v2, whole genome shotgun sequence genome includes the window CCTCACCTCATCATCTACTCCATCTTCTTCCTCTTCACCTTCCAGatcatcttcatcctcctcctcgtcATCAATGACTTCCTCATCCAactcatcttcctcatcatcatcctcttcctcacctTCTACCACAACAGAGGGAGATGAGTGGGTTCCCCACCAATGTGCTCAAAGCAACACACcagggacagggagccaggaaaTGCTCCCAGATATTTTTTTGCACAGCTGTGCCAACTCAGAAAAAGCAACTAACCTAGAACAGCCCCACTGACATTAGGTAAAGCCCTGTGCCACAGAACAGACCTATGCACAGGAGGTATGTCAACTGACAAGCCCAGCTGGGTCAAATCAAGTTTGGTTTTCCAGTTCATGCTTGCGGGAGATGGGATTACCAAAGCAAGATTAGACTTTGGTAATGAGTTCACACCACTATGGAGGGGTCAGTGTGGTCAGCTAGTGAAATGGGTGGGAGGCAATTACAGAAAGCCACTCTAAGCCCCCTTTACCTTCTCCGTTCTCATCATATTCATCATCCAGCCCATCACCATCCGCTTCAGGGTCTGAGTCAGGGGCTTCCTGGTCATCAGCATCAAACCCATCCAAgtaggtgagctggggcagaaggGCAAACATGCTCTCCCGGTAGTTGATCAGCATTGTCACCTCGCAGTTGAAGAGGTCCAGGCTATGCAGATTCGGCAGTTTCTTCTGCAAAGATTAATTTGTTAGGCCATTAGGAGACCATTCTGGTAAACTTGCTATGAGCAAAGGGATGAGGGAGATATAAGGATGTGCCTGGAGCAGGTGGTTTACTACCTGACCTATAGTAAAGGAACTCTTTCATGCATACTATTTTTTATAGTATGTGCCCCTTAGAAAACCTAGGACTGATGTCAGACACCCCATGGGGGCCAAGCAAGTCCTCTCCATGACACCCCCAGGTGCCACCTACCTCAAACATCCGACCCCTTAGCAGTCCTTTCCCAGGTGGACACTGAGCATTACATCCACAGTTTTGCTCATCCAGCCTAATTTCGTGTTCCTTTAGCAACTGGCTGCTGGTTTTCCAGACAGAGGCGCCAATAACTATTAGCCCAGCCACACACTGGGCAACTCGTCGGTTCACATTAGAACCACGAAGTACTACTGGAACATTTATCAAGATAGTTTGTCTTCAGCTGCACCCACATGACCCCCAAAGGAAACAGCATCTATCAGTTAGATCCATGCACCGGGCCTTTCACTCACCAGGGGCTCCAGGGTGTTGATGTCCTTGATCTTGTTGCCACTTAGATTCAAGTGGGTCAGGTTAGGGGTCCTCTCTGCTAGAACTTCAAGGCCACCGGAGATCCGGTTATCGCTCAGCTCCAGCTGCCAGGAAACATTCAGAGGCATTGCTTTAGAGGATCTCAACACTTGACATAGGCGAGTAACGTTACCATTTTACATGTGGGTAGATGGGTAAGTCATTGACTCTCTAAGGCCACAAAGTGAGTCAGAGCATGGACCAGAACacaggagtccagactcccaaCCCCgttctctagccactagaccTTGCTACCTATCAACTGCAGATTAAGAATCTATTTTAACTTCATTATGTAACCCACAGCAGGCAAACAtgagcccctctcctccccctgaaTATTTGCTGTTTGGAAAGGGAGGGAAATAAGgaatcagggcaggggattgggcagTTTTCCAGCACAGCTCTGATACCCCACCCTCCCTAACACAAACAGCAGAATGATCATATCAGAAGGGAGCTCTGTTGAGCCCACTCAAGGCCGTATATGGCACACTAGTAACAATCCCTCAAGTTAAGAAGCAGTGCCAAAAAATCCAAGTTAAAAGCAATAATGTGAGGTTTACTCCTCCACTCTCCTACATGCCTGGCATGGGGGGGAAATCACTAAGACTTCAGCTACAAGGGGCATGTTTACACCAGTCAGAGCACAAGGTCAGTGATATGAAACTGCCAAGGATCTTTACAACCTTGGTTACACTAATCCTTTCTTCCAGAAGATTTCACACCACTGCATCTCCACTGGTGGCAGGGCTACTGCAGACGAGACTCCAGGCAGCTGCCTGCATTTCAACCATTGTTTCACAGAAAATATGGTAGTGCTTAAAATGCCAACAGCCACCCTGGAGCTCAGTCCACCCTACCACATTCAGCCACTCCAGAGGTGTTTGCAATGATGGAAATTTTCAGAAAGAAGCTAGCACAGCCAGCCATCCACCAGGTAGCTCCCATCACAATGAGGTACGCCCCCCAAAGGCAGTGTTGCTTCTGGGATCAGAGTCGCAGGCATCTGCTAAGACCACAGTGCTTTCCAGCAAATTGGAGTCACATGGACATACGGTGATCGCCATCACATATATGATCTTCAACCTCTCAAAGGAGGACAGAAGATTATTAAATGGTTAAATGAGACTGTACAGTCACCCTGCTTGGTTACTGCTCCCACCTCTATTCGATTAACCCCCATATAAACATCATGTGCAGCAAAGCAGCTCCTGAGAGGCTCAggccccttccccacacagctgAGGGATGTAAGGCAGCACCCACAACAGGTGTCAGCAACAAGTTCCCATGCTGGTTTAGCTGCAGGTGTAGAGAGGGACATGCCGAGGACAGCAAGAGTTGAGAACTCATTGCAAATGCCTGAGAGGAAGACGGCCCCATGGCTTCTGAACCGGTGCTGAGCCAGTTGTTAGCACCCAGGACCAGCAACAGAATTTTTCTAGTGTGGTCCATGCATATGGGCTAAGGGGAGATTGATTTAGGCTTCAGGCCTTTCCTGCTTTTTAAGAAATGTTTCTTTAACATACTTCAGTTTGGAAAGGGATTTTTGCTCAGCACTTCAAAGCAGTAAGGTAGCTGCAGCACAAAAAGAGGCATAACGGCCCCGTGATGGGAGAGGCTTAGGGAAGAGGCCAAGATTGTCAAAAGTGGTCTCtagttttgggtgctcaacttgacaCACTCAGGTGTGCTCAGAATGGATCACAAGAGGCTATTCTAGCACACATGTGCCTGAAAGCAGGAGGCAGGCACTGATACAAGGGGATGGAGTAATAGCTATAAGGGAAGCTCAGCTCTAATGCCAGCCACTACTGCCCCATTTGCCAGAAAACTCATGGTAGGGCTGCACAGCCTCACGTCCGACTGGCACCACCCCTTAGCTTACCTTGCGGAGTTTGTTGAGCTTGGGGAGATTGGAGACAGACAGAAGATTGACATTGATCATGCTGAGGAACTCCAGATTTTCAAAGTCCGAGGAAAGGCCGACGATCTTCCCATCGTCCGAGCGGCAGTTATCCAGCACCAGCTCCTTCACCTacaggaggagggaaaaataCTCAGCAGCTGGCACAAGGAGCCATCACTGTCACTTACAACTGCTGGAGTGTCTCAGCTCTAAAATCAATTTGTATTAACCTACCAAATTAACCCATTAATATCAAGCTCCTGAGTGGGACCGATTTAAAATTGAAGCACCATGCACCAGTCTAAGGCACCAATACCAAATAACCCCCCCCTCAGCCACCCTGTTAAGGGGGTATGCAAGTACTCCACTACTTGTAAACCAAGTTTACCTTAGTGTGGGTACAAGGTGCCAGACATGGCAGTCCCTAGATACCACAGTCCTACCCATAGTTAAAGGGAATGCAGTGATAATCTTCACTGCCACTATGCCATGTCACCAAGATATGGTGGGATCACCTCTAAAAAGAGTTCAGTCTCTGTGGCCCAGCTAATTCGTGGCTTCCAAGCAGCGAAATGTTAACAAGGGCATCAAAACTGAgctgaactgaaatatttcatctcATTTCATATGGCACCAAAGAGCTTTCATATGACAATTATTTTCACCCAGATTTGAAACTACAAGGTTTTATCCAGTTACTAATCCCCTTTGGGTCCCATCTCTCCATCCATCTGGATTTCCCTCTTATGCTGGAAAAATCTTTCAAAGCAGCATTTCCAGCCCGGCTCAAAGGCCAGACACTCCATCTACTTTGTGCACTAGCCCCCAGCCAGCTGAGGAGCACAACAGCACAGTGGGGTGCATGACAATTCCTCtgctctaacttttttttttataaacaggtTCTAACATGGTCAGCTCACACTCAGACCTCACATCCACTCAGTATTTACCAcagtaaaaaaaatctgctccctTCAGTTGATGCACATGCACCCCACAGCCACACATGCTGCTTCTGATGACTTGTCAGATAGGCAAACATGCATGGCAAGAACCCCAGAAACAAGTAGGGGTCCCAGTACTCCAACAGCAGTTGTTACAGGCTCAATTCCCAAAGTGGGCTCTTGTCCTACATGTTCTTCAAAGCAGGCCAAAAGTCACATCTTTGGCTAAAAAGCTACTGATGCTCTCCAAACTCATCCTTTGAATCCCACCTTGCTTGGTTCACATTGACCAGAAAAACCATTTAACCTATTTTAGAATGATCACATTAACCCCACATTTAAAGACAGTTTCTTATCAGGCACATTAAAATTGGTAGTGGGAAGAGTTTTAgagtcaagcagcaagcacaaGCCACCCTCTTTGCCACTTCACGTACTTTAGAGTTTCCTATTTTCTGCTTGTAACATTTGACGTAATGAGTGAGTACAAGTGACTAATGTGCTGCAAAATGTCAAAAAATACTCCGTTTGTAAAAGACCCAGGGTACCCTGCAGTTGATTGTAAGTTTTATACCCCAGTTCCTGCTATTACTGCCTCCCCTGCCATCCCACCACCTAGAAAGCATTTTGTCTAGGCCGAATCAGGTCCTATTTAATGCCCACAATTGTCCTTACGTCCCTAGCCTTATTTAAAGTTGATCCACACCATTCCTCTGGCTTGCCACACAGTTGTGGGTGAATCAAGAACAAGACCGTACCTCCCTACATAAATGTTACCTAGACTCAAGATTGTCCCTAGGTAAGAGGAAGGCCTTGTTATAAGCAAAGCCTGGTACTTATAGCAAGTCAAGCCAGCACCCATGAACCCAGGCGTGAAAGAAAGCACTTTTGAAGGATGCAGGAGTCCAATGCTCAAGATTCAGCTGCTCAGCTGTGTTGTCTAAGTACTCCAGCAACAATGCAGTTGAACTGGCCCCACCACAAGGCGGGGGCAGCATTCCTTGCTTGGCTAAGGAGGTGCTAGCCACCAATAGCTCTGCTAGACAAAAGATCAGCCAACCAGCTCGCTGGAAAGAACAGCCAAGGCAACTGACTAAGATTACAGAAAAGGGAGAAGTTACTCAAAGAAGCATCTGATCAACCCCTCTCCCCAAAGATCAGGCATTACCAGAGATCCCCGATTCTTTATGCTGACCCTTCCATATCCTGTTGCACCAGCCATCCCCAAGAGATTTAACTCCTCCCACTGCAGGAGACCTCAGTTTTGTAGGGCAATTTCACCTTGAGACCAACAGCCAGGATCTCTCCCACCCAGCCACAGCACTCAGTGTCCACTTATGCCTCCACATTTCCCTATATTAAGAAACACATAGGAACAGCTCCCTTTTCACCCCTAACATATTCAGTTACATTTGGGGAGACGCGGGAGAGGTTAGAGTTCTTTATTCCTTTCCCCATTAACTCATTTGCACTAGGCAGAGAACACTGTTCTGCTAGCTTGACTTTTTCCCAGCTCACAAGGTGAATTTTTCAGCTGCCCCAATTCCAGAAGGTGAAGAATCACATAACCTGGAAGTATCtcaagcagggctgggggaagagggtcaGCACTTGCTCCCTGGGGCTTGGACACTGGGCATGACATCTCCTCCAATCTTCAATGTGAGAAAGTTCATTTCACTACCCTGTGGGTTCAAATGGTGAGCTGAGCAGCAGGAACCCCTGCACTCCTTTCAGTAGCCTGGCAACTCAGCTCCACTCCTATACTTACTGCAAGGTGTAGCCTCAAGCCCAGCACCTGGACAACAGCCAGCTAAAATTGGGGTGGCTACAGCAGAGGATCAGAGCGGAGCATGGGGGAAGAGTGCAGGGGAAATTAAAGTTAAGTGCTCTCAACGAGCACTGGGGAAAACAGCTTAGCAGCCTCCTGCTCCTCTCTAGAGAACTGGGTCTGAGAGACTAGCCCAAAGGGAGTCACAGTGCTAACAGGCTGGCCAAACACGGGGGAACCTAGCAGAGAATCACACTAGGTTTTAAACAGGCCACAAATCGCTTCAAAATTGCAGATTACATCACCAGGAATTCCTGCAGATCAACAGGCAGGTCAGGTTGTTCCAATCCTTTTACCAAGGACCAACTAGGGAATTTTAAATGATTCCTCACCAGCTGAACTCAGCCCCAACAGTCCCCACCATCAAGGCAGATTTGCCTAGCTCTCTACTGCACTGcatcccagtgatttcaatacCCTCCAATGCTTTAAAGGCCATCAACgttttcattcttctctttctccaGAAGCCTACAAACAGCTACCAGAGTCTTGTTCGCTCTCCAGTTCCTTCGAAGACCCCCTGCATGCTCACCTGCAATTCCAGGCCATAACGATGCCACTGCTGAGACCGTACCAATAATGATTcttttgtacaacacctagcacagtgtAGTCCTGacccatgactggagctcctgggagttaccacaatacaaataaagggACAGTCACTAATGTGCcctatctctgctgctgctttattGTTTACATTTCACTCCTTTTGCTCAGTGAAAGACTGACCAGTCACTTGTCCTTTCTTCTGCCCTTTCAATGCTGCAATCCTGACATTGCAATCACTGCAGTGAAGGGATAAACCTAGCAAAACACTGGCTCCACTTTATTTCATGAAAacgtttttattttaaaaattgcaaaacgCCTATGGTATTAACAAAAACCAAGTCTGGGGTCTCAGCCGTCACACTGGAGCATGCATGGATCTACACCATTCTTCACCGTTCTCTCTGAACCCCCACTCCCATACTACTCCCAGTCATCAACAGCATTTTTATAAGGTGGTTGAACAGCTAAGAAAACCCCACAAAAGCCAGGTTTGAGGAGCCACTCATCCACTTTCTAAGCCACTTTGGCTCTCATCTAGACTAGCACAAAGGGTGTCAAACCCCCACACCTGAAATGAGTTTGCTAAATATATGTGCAAACTTAACTGCATCGAAAACGCCACTAAAAATGCAGACAGTTCAACACCATTAGCACTATTTTAGCAGTTAAAAACCTAAGCAAGTGTTAACTGAAAACCCCAACGAACACCAATGTAGGCACAATCAAATTGAGCCGACTCCTAGCCTGAAGAAAGGTGTTTTTATTCCTAACCTAGCCAAAGTTGTTGGTGACAATAGTCCCAACCTCCAGTAACTCAAAAAAAAGTGTCCACTTGAACCACATGCAAACAATTAGGGGAGATAATGGAAGAAAGAAATGGGTTGTATTAGCCTGGGTATGCTTCAAAGACAAATCCCTGATTCAGAGACCAGGAACTGCCCCTGCCAAGCATCAGTGGAATCCATTTTTGATGTCACAAGACATCTGGTATATTATTTTCACAAGCAGTCCATGAAACCAGCCAACACTCACCACAAACTCTGAACAGGGCAGGAGGCCTGAAATAAATACTACAGGGGGCATCAAAGTGTCAGAGGAACCAGATGCCACACATGGTGCGGTTAGGAAAGGCCATGAGGGATAACAGGGAGGATGCAAAGCAGTCATGACAAGCTGAAGTACACCAGGGAGACTCAACAGGATTATTCACGTGGGTGATGTGGAGAAAAGCGGGGAGATAGTTTATGAATAAAGCTCTCAAAAAGGAGAAGAGTAGGGAAAGGCCAGTCACTGCTCAAGGAATAAACATCAGTtacataaaatggaaaaaaaattataaaacccCTTGACTAATTTTTAACCAGTAACACCAAATTCCAAGGCAAAAGACGTATGCAACCTTCTCTGAAGATAGATCTAACATGGCCGAGTGCCACATGTGCGTTTCAGGTGCCCATCCTCACTGGCAAGAGGGCACTCTACTAACACTGTCCAGGAGAGAACATGGTTAGACatcagactcatagatattaaggtcagaagggaccattatgatcatctagtctgacctcctgcacaacgcaggccacagaatctcacccacccactcctgcaataaacctctcccttatgtctgagctattgaaatcctcaactcgtggtttaaagacttcaaggtgcagagaatcctccagcaagtgaccccgtgccccatgctgcagaggaaggtgaaaaacctccagggcacactggcagaggccctggaggaaaattccttccccaccccaaatatggccatcagctaaaccctgagcatgtgggcaagattcaccagccagacacccaggaaagaattcttggtcgtaactcggatcccaccccatctaacatcccatcacaggccattgggcctatttatcatgaatagttaaagatcaattaattgccaaaatcatgttatcccatcataccatcccctccataaacttatcgagtttaatcttgaagccagacagGTCTTTTGCCCGCACTGTGTCCGGGCAGGGGCCACCAGATGCAAGTTTtacagactatttaaaaaaacacaccatgttctagagcagtggttctcaacccagggtacacagaggtctgcCAGGGGGCGCATCCACTCACCGAGATacctgcctagttttacaacaggctacataaaaagcactagcgaagtccgGACAAACCGAAGTTCCTGACAAGGACTTGCTTTTTACGACTCTACATACTGTACCCCGAAATGTCAATACAAGTATTTGCAGGCCAATTGATTTTACACCCCTGGGATCGAAAGGAGAAGGGAAGCAGCGTTTCAGGGCCCGCGCGCGGTGACACGCCGGCGCTTTTCGGTCGGATTCCGGTGAAACTTGGGGGACGCGGGCCAAAGCAGGCCCCGACAGGGGGgaccagcaggcggagaaggccCCGCGGACCTGGAGCCGGCATGGCTGGGGCCGCAGGCACGTCACGCTTCGGCCATATTAACAGGATCTGCATTTCAATAGCAGCTGCCACCAGCTCCCCGCCAGCGCGGGCGGGCCCCGGGACACACgcggctccggggcggggggggggaagccggTCAGCGgccccccatcccgccccccgGGCGCCAGCTCCCCCGGCCCGGCTTTCCCCGCAACGCTCGCCGAGCGcccaggccccggccccgccgcACACGTGCGCAGCCCGGCTCCTGCCCGCGGCCGGCCCGGAGCCCCCGACACGCCGccaacccccagccccggccGCCGGCTCTCAGGCCCGCCAGCACGGGAGCGAGCCTGGCGCCGAGCCTCCGCCGCTGGCCCCCCCGGGCCGGCCCCGCCACGCGCCCCCCGAGCCGGGGCCGGAGccttttcctgcccctcccccgccgccaaccccccccccgccgggggGGGTTCTccggccccttcccccccgccccgccggggggctcggctcccccgcccccacccgcccCGCCGGGggggctcccccgccccacagaaagggctccccctccccccgcacggATTTCACCCCCCCCGGCAGCCGCCGGCTCCACGAGACGCCGGCCCGGCGGCCCCGCGCCCGGGGACACGTGTCGGGGGAGGCCGGGTCCGGCCCCGCTCACCTCCGCCGGCTTCTTGTTCCGCAGCTCCAGCGTGAGCCGCTTCTCCATCTCCATCCTGCGCCGCCGGCCGCGCACCTCagacccgccgccgccgccccgcgccgccgccgccgcccgagCCAGGAGAGCGCCGCCGCCGCCCGAGCCGCTTATATAGAGGAAGGCGCCAAAGGCAACAAAGGGGGAACCTACGgggcagcgccccctgccggccgGGACCCGCCACCGCGCCGCTGCCCCGCGGCGCCCCCTGCCGGCCGGGACCCGCCACCGCGCCGCTGCCTCGCGGCGCCCCCTGCCGGCCGGGACCCGCCACCGCGCCGCTGCCCCGCGGCGCCCCCTGCCGGCCGGGACCCGCCACTGCGCCGCTGCCCCGGCCCACCCGCCCCGCGGCGCCCCCTGCCGGCCGGGACCCGCCACTGCGCGGCTGTTCTGCGACCGCCCTGCCGGCCGGGACCCGCCACCGCGCCGCTGCTCCGCGGCGCCCCCTGCCGGCCGGGACCCGCCACCGCGCCGCTGCCCCGCGGCGCCCCCTGCCGGCCGGGACCCGCCACTGCGCCGCTGCCCCGGCCCACCCGCCCCGCGGCGCCCCCTGCCGGCCGGGACCCGCCACTGCGCGGCTGTTCTGCGGCCCCCCTACCGGCTGGGACTCAGCCactgccctgccaccccagtgccccgcggcacctcctgctggcagtCACCTGCCACTGCCCTACCTCCTGCTGCCCTGGCCCACCCTCCctgcggcgccccctgctggctgggacCCACCACTGCACCGCCACCACTGCCCCTCAGGCCCGTGGCACCCCTGGCTGGTCAGGACCACCACTGTGCTGCCTCCCTGGCCCACCCACTCTGTGGCAGCCTCTGCTGACTGACTAACCACTGCACCACAGCCCTGGCTCACCAGCCTGGCAAGGAACTGAGAGGCTGGAACAGGTCTGGCGtagccccctgctcctctcctctgccAAGAGTGCACAAGGATAGTGTTGTCTTGGGAGTGCTGTGCTCCGTCAGCCCCGTATCCAACCCACTGCTGTGCAAGATCCAGCCATCGGTCCCTATAACCCTGTATCCAATCCCCTGATACGCCGGATCAGAGCATCAATCCCTGTAGCCTCTTATCCCTATCGCCGCCTCCCATGCTGTATCAGACCATCAACCCCGATAACCCCGTCTCTGACTGTCTGTCACGCCAGATCAGACCGTCAGTCCCTGTAGCCAAGTCTTCTACCTCTGGCAGGGGCCAGAAACTTATGCTTCACGGAGAGGCAAAACCCTCCCGTCCTCAGACTGACCTACAGGGAATTTTCCCAGGACTTGGCCCCTGTATCCCAGATATCTCCAAGCAGGGGGAAATCAGAGGAGACAAGTGGCTCCCACAAAAATTAATACTCAAGTTATTGTAGCCCAAAAATCCTGGGGAAGGGTGACTacgttggggggtggggggaagagaagcttTTGGCCACTGGACAAACTCACATCTTATGACCACTTGCACAGCTGCAGCATCACAAGCTTTGGCTTCTCCCTAGCTAATCTGGCTAGCTGTTAATGCTACTCTGTGCTCATTTCTGTAATACTTCAGCACCTTACCTGCTCTCGAAGGAAACCCAAGAAGgagtccctttctctctctccactcccatGTATTTCTTTTGTCCTTCCGTGTTGACGGGCAAGCCTCACCGATGAGCCTGGATCCAGTGGGGCTGGTATAATGGCCCAGCCTCCATCGAAATCAGCAGGAACCTGGGGAAAACGTGGCTTGCCCAGCAGGTGTTCGTAGCACAGCCGCTGCCCACCTTGGGAGAGATGGAGGTGGAAGGGTCGATGGGTTTGTCCTGGAGGCAGTGGGCCCTTGACAAGGAAGTAACATCTGATGGCAGAACTTGGAAGGGTCATCACTTTTGTACCGCCTGCCACGGGCCACTCCCCTTTTCTCCTTTGGCCGGGAGCCTAACCCTGCTGCTATTCCTCTTCACCTTCAGATCCCCACTGCTGCATCCTTCGCTCCTGCCCTTAGGTCCAAATTTGCCCCCCTTATAACACAGTAATTTCCCCTAACTCGAAAGCCGCTCCAGTTTCTACCAACTAGAGAATCCCCTGGGTCCCCAACTCCAGTGCAGCGAGGGCACTGGAATGATTGGCTCATAGGCCTCACCCCTTCCAGCCCCCTTCGCCACCGGGCACAGGATCCCTCTGGCGATGACAGCAATTGCCTTCAGGACAAAGTAATATTAGGAGAGTGTTTGTGTGTTTAATGGGAGAAGGATTTCATCAGCCCACATCTTGAGCTGGTGTAGCCCCAGTCTGACCAGTTCAGGGTCTGGCCCCCAGGGCCTGCTTTTCTATCTGCCCCACTGCTTGGGTCAATACTCCCGTGTCAGacccctccagccaggtcagcaGGAGCCTTGTACACCCTCACTGCACAGGTGTGAGTGACTGATACGTGGGTCCTGGCAGGCACCAACCCAGCTCACTGCCTGCTTTCACTCTTCATTtcatctcccattcccagctgttctgttcctctctcccctgctgccccaccacctcgtcctcctctcccccttcacATGGTGCCCTCCCTATGCAGGGCCTCTTTGCTGGCATCTCCTTCCTACCTTTATAACAGCATGGGTGCCCCTTTAGTTGGTACACTACAGAGTTttaggtgggggggagggggtgtcagggcctgagaagggggtCAAGTCAAGCGGCTCATCAGGCTGATGTGGTTTAAGGCACCTCAGTTTCCATAGCCACAATACATAAAGGGAGTGGTGTGGCCAGCATCACATCTACCCACCTTTGAGGTCCCTACCCCTATGGGTCAGGTACCGTTTTTGCAGCGGGGGGGAACTGGAGGTGGCCTTTCACTGAGATCAAGCAAGACACGAACCCACGACCACCACAACTGTAGTCTAGCCCCTTAACCCCCCTGTATCTCAAAgctgagagaggggtgggggaagggaatcaGCTACAGTCCTTGGCACTcttccctgcagctctgcctgaTTGCTGTGTAAATGTAAAAGAATCAAGCCAGGAGACAAACAGCTTGAAACTGTATTAACTCCTTAATCTAGATCCCCTTGGTGGCTCCTCCTGCTCAGCTGCAGAGGGATCCAGCCAGAGCTATTGTAACGCATGCGTCCATGGCGTGGTTCTCTGTCtccttctgtagctcacgaaggcttatgctcaaa containing:
- the LOC102936047 gene encoding acidic leucine-rich nuclear phosphoprotein 32 family member B isoform X1, translated to MEMEKRLTLELRNKKPAEVKELVLDNCRSDDGKIVGLSSDFENLEFLSMINVNLLSVSNLPKLNKLRKLELSDNRISGGLEVLAERTPNLTHLNLSGNKIKDINTLEPLKKLPNLHSLDLFNCEVTMLINYRESMFALLPQLTYLDGFDADDQEAPDSDPEADGDGLDDEYDENGEEGEEEDDDEEDELDEEVIDDEEEDEDDLEGEEEEDGVDDEEEEDEEDEDDDEGEEDLPQGEKRKRDLEDEGEEDPEDEEDEEDD
- the LOC102936047 gene encoding acidic leucine-rich nuclear phosphoprotein 32 family member B isoform X4; the protein is MEMEKRLTLELRNKKPAEVKELVLDNCRSDDGKIVGLSSDFENLEFLSMINVNLLSVSNLPKLNKLRKLELSDNRISGGLEVLAERTPNLTHLNLSGNKIKDINTLEPLKKLPNLHSLDLFNCEVTMLINYRESMFALLPQLTYLDGFDADDQEAPDSDPEADGDGLDDEYDENGEGEEEDDDEEDELDEEVIDDEEEDEDDLEGEEEEDGVDDEEEEDEEDEDDDEDLPQGEKRKRDLEDEGEEDPEDEEDEEDD
- the LOC102936047 gene encoding acidic leucine-rich nuclear phosphoprotein 32 family member B isoform X2, with amino-acid sequence MEMEKRLTLELRNKKPAEVKELVLDNCRSDDGKIVGLSSDFENLEFLSMINVNLLSVSNLPKLNKLRKLELSDNRISGGLEVLAERTPNLTHLNLSGNKIKDINTLEPLKKLPNLHSLDLFNCEVTMLINYRESMFALLPQLTYLDGFDADDQEAPDSDPEADGDGLDDEYDENGEGEEEDDDEEDELDEEVIDDEEEDEDDLEGEEEEDGVDDEEEEDEEDEDDDEGEEDLPQGEKRKRDLEDEGEEDPEDEEDEEDD
- the LOC102936047 gene encoding acidic leucine-rich nuclear phosphoprotein 32 family member B isoform X3; translated protein: MEMEKRLTLELRNKKPAEVKELVLDNCRSDDGKIVGLSSDFENLEFLSMINVNLLSVSNLPKLNKLRKLELSDNRISGGLEVLAERTPNLTHLNLSGNKIKDINTLEPLKKLPNLHSLDLFNCEVTMLINYRESMFALLPQLTYLDGFDADDQEAPDSDPEADGDGLDDEYDENGEEGEEEDDDEEDELDEEVIDDEEEDEDDLEGEEEEDGVDDEEEEDEEDEDDDEDLPQGEKRKRDLEDEGEEDPEDEEDEEDD